In Methanobacterium paludis, the following proteins share a genomic window:
- a CDS encoding metallophosphoesterase, producing MIGIMADTHDNLNSIRKAVQLFNKEEVELVIHAGDLIAPFTAGEFQKLNSKLVAIFGNNDGERDGLKKAYRDICHLEDFKEISVNHKSIAVIHGTNEALVDALARSGKYDVVIRGHTHKLEIINGKTMIINPGEACGYLSGNETVVLLDPVHLSYEVVYL from the coding sequence ATGATAGGTATAATGGCAGATACCCATGATAATTTGAATTCAATTCGAAAGGCAGTTCAACTATTCAATAAAGAAGAAGTTGAGCTTGTAATACATGCTGGAGATTTAATAGCTCCATTTACGGCTGGAGAATTTCAGAAACTCAACTCCAAACTCGTTGCTATCTTTGGAAACAATGATGGTGAGAGAGATGGCCTTAAAAAAGCTTACAGGGACATATGCCATCTTGAAGATTTTAAGGAGATTTCAGTTAATCATAAAAGTATTGCAGTTATACATGGTACAAATGAAGCTCTTGTTGATGCCCTGGCTCGAAGCGGAAAATATGACGTTGTTATAAGGGGACATACCCACAAGTTAGAGATAATAAATGGGAAAACCATGATTATAAACCCGGGTGAGGCATGTGGTTATCTTTCAGGCAATGAAACAGTGGTTTTATTGGATCCTGTTCACTTGAGTTATGAAGTGGTGTACCTCTGA
- a CDS encoding YbjQ family protein, with the protein MQKNLSLSSITRSIVKKRWAIVSVVTGTVVGLMSAVICVYGHLEIFGFNIAYIVSPLIAGFAETYMAKGTYGKSTGAISAIVLFISINLWGWVLPENPITLNLFTLGGLALAFQAAFPILVNYLLFVVFLGTLTYLLGYAGNLMAKVVNKLGRKQVVDETTQLKDFDESISPEMWSTMILNTPNIPGKKIAEYLGIVNGQALMAGNGENGKSLLNGKNLDYGKELQKAIKMALKVMDEEAKSLGANAIMEVHIDYGDIGGLKGSTIMVNVMGNAVRYE; encoded by the coding sequence ATGCAGAAGAACTTGTCTTTATCCTCAATAACCAGAAGCATTGTTAAAAAGCGCTGGGCCATAGTTTCAGTGGTTACAGGTACAGTTGTTGGATTAATGTCTGCTGTCATCTGTGTGTATGGTCATCTAGAAATTTTTGGATTTAACATTGCATACATTGTATCTCCATTAATAGCAGGATTTGCAGAAACATACATGGCAAAGGGAACTTATGGTAAGTCAACTGGAGCTATAAGTGCAATTGTACTTTTTATCAGCATAAATCTATGGGGATGGGTGCTACCTGAAAATCCAATAACCCTCAACTTATTTACACTCGGAGGTTTAGCACTGGCATTCCAGGCGGCATTCCCAATACTGGTGAATTATCTTTTATTTGTGGTATTTTTAGGAACCTTAACCTATTTACTGGGATATGCGGGTAATTTAATGGCCAAAGTGGTTAACAAACTGGGAAGAAAACAAGTTGTGGATGAAACAACACAATTAAAAGACTTTGATGAATCAATAAGTCCTGAAATGTGGAGTACAATGATTTTGAACACCCCTAATATTCCAGGAAAGAAAATTGCTGAATATTTAGGAATTGTGAACGGTCAGGCACTGATGGCTGGAAATGGAGAAAATGGTAAAAGCCTTTTGAATGGAAAAAATTTGGATTATGGGAAGGAACTTCAAAAGGCAATTAAAATGGCTTTGAAAGTAATGGATGAAGAGGCAAAATCCCTTGGTGCCAATGCCATTATGGAAGTCCATATTGATTACGGTGATATTGGAGGACTCAAAGGAAGCACCATAATGGTTAATGTAATGGGTAACGCTGTGCGATATGAATAA
- the fhcD gene encoding formylmethanofuran--tetrahydromethanopterin N-formyltransferase, whose product MEINGVEIEDNFAEAFGIQVSRILVTAATKKLAKVAATEATGYGTSVIGCPAEAGIDCYVPPQETPDGRPGYIIMICNMSKKKLDHELLERIGMCILTAATTAVFDAMEDADEKFKTGHKLKFYGDGYEKVLDIDGRKIHSIPLMSGDFLVESELGIKAGVAGGNLFILAENQPAGLLAADAAVDAIKAVPGAITPFPGGIVASGSKVGSNKYSKFLNASTNEKMCVTLKGEVEGCQIPEDVDGVYEIVIDGVDEAAVKAAMKAGIEAAVKVNGVKQISAGNFGGNLGKYQIKLQELF is encoded by the coding sequence ATGGAAATAAACGGAGTGGAAATAGAAGATAACTTTGCAGAAGCATTCGGTATACAGGTATCCCGAATACTGGTAACTGCAGCAACTAAAAAATTGGCTAAGGTAGCAGCTACCGAAGCTACAGGTTACGGAACATCGGTCATTGGTTGTCCGGCAGAGGCTGGAATAGACTGCTACGTTCCTCCACAAGAGACCCCTGATGGAAGGCCGGGTTACATAATCATGATCTGCAACATGAGCAAAAAGAAACTTGATCATGAGCTATTAGAACGTATTGGAATGTGCATACTCACAGCAGCAACAACAGCAGTGTTCGATGCAATGGAAGATGCAGATGAAAAATTCAAAACAGGTCACAAACTAAAATTCTACGGTGACGGATACGAAAAAGTATTAGACATCGATGGAAGGAAGATCCACTCAATTCCACTCATGTCTGGAGACTTCTTAGTCGAATCAGAACTTGGAATAAAAGCTGGAGTTGCAGGAGGAAACCTGTTCATACTTGCTGAAAACCAGCCTGCAGGACTTCTAGCTGCAGATGCTGCGGTAGATGCTATTAAAGCAGTGCCTGGTGCTATAACTCCATTCCCTGGTGGAATTGTTGCTTCAGGTTCCAAAGTGGGTTCCAACAAATACAGTAAATTCCTCAACGCTTCCACCAACGAAAAGATGTGCGTTACACTCAAAGGCGAAGTTGAAGGATGTCAAATCCCTGAAGATGTCGACGGAGTTTATGAGATAGTTATTGACGGTGTTGATGAAGCAGCAGTCAAAGCAGCTATGAAAGCAGGTATAGAAGCAGCAGTTAAAGTGAACGGTGTTAAACAGATAAGCGCCGGTAACTTCGGTGGAAACCTTGGAAAATACCAGATAAAGCTTCAGGAGCTTTTCTAA
- a CDS encoding DUF308 domain-containing protein, with protein sequence MKNVVTGLLAIILGLIIIAFPLAGVIAVSVLAGFAVLILAIWFLLAGIMEMESSKTVGILYVILGLIALIFAFGLIFNPALISFISGLVLYLAGILMIVAGIISLLGGMEQKHRVWGGVLGIILGIIYIILGTYAFSPVYLGILIGIWLVITGIFSFLGED encoded by the coding sequence ATGAAAAATGTGGTTACAGGTCTTTTAGCTATTATATTAGGTCTCATAATCATTGCATTCCCACTTGCAGGTGTAATCGCAGTCAGCGTCCTTGCAGGATTTGCAGTACTTATACTAGCAATTTGGTTCCTGCTTGCAGGTATAATGGAGATGGAATCCAGTAAAACCGTTGGAATATTGTACGTAATACTTGGACTTATAGCACTGATATTTGCATTCGGATTAATCTTCAATCCTGCCTTAATCAGCTTTATATCCGGACTCGTACTTTACCTTGCAGGTATCCTGATGATCGTAGCAGGTATAATCTCACTGCTTGGTGGAATGGAACAGAAACATAGAGTATGGGGAGGAGTTTTAGGAATAATCCTTGGTATCATTTACATAATACTTGGAACCTACGCATTCAGCCCGGTGTATCTGGGAATATTGATAGGTATCTGGTTAGTTATAACAGGTATATTTAGTTTCCTTGGGGAAGATTAA
- a CDS encoding UPF0104 family protein — translation MKHKTLLLFLVGIGILAVMVLFIGPGQIESAIVLANPWYIALAVVIQLAEYGLWTERWSITISSLGIFAKKRHVLPMLLVGLAINNITPSGRGGGEPVRAYILGKYSNSPMENAFATVIADRGLDTFPFVILAIVAIIYSVLYLKLAEWIVLALILSLIILLIAFFIILYMCLNEEAGKRITLWIVRVVKRFSRKEHPRIEKKALDAMRGFQDSIRIMIKDRNVLMYGLPLSFVIWVFEIVRVYVVFAAFGAHVSLGVIAAVFVIATLIGMIPLLPGGLGAVDGIMILMYSIAGVPPSISAAATLVERLISFWMTSFLGMAVLPYFGTGVMEKFSDELK, via the coding sequence ATGAAACATAAAACTCTTTTACTGTTCCTGGTTGGAATTGGAATACTTGCAGTAATGGTCCTGTTTATAGGCCCTGGCCAAATCGAAAGTGCAATTGTCCTTGCAAACCCATGGTACATTGCACTTGCAGTGGTTATACAACTTGCAGAATACGGTCTTTGGACGGAGAGATGGTCCATAACCATCAGTTCCCTGGGGATATTTGCTAAAAAACGGCATGTACTACCAATGTTACTGGTGGGACTCGCCATAAACAACATCACACCTAGTGGCAGGGGTGGAGGAGAACCTGTAAGGGCATACATACTTGGTAAGTACTCCAACTCACCAATGGAAAATGCTTTCGCGACTGTGATAGCTGACAGAGGTCTTGACACGTTCCCGTTCGTGATTTTAGCCATAGTTGCAATAATTTATTCTGTTTTATATCTTAAATTGGCCGAATGGATAGTTTTAGCTCTTATACTATCTCTTATTATTCTTCTAATCGCTTTTTTCATAATACTATATATGTGTTTGAATGAAGAGGCTGGAAAAAGGATAACCCTCTGGATTGTGAGGGTGGTAAAGAGATTTTCCAGAAAAGAACACCCCCGAATTGAGAAAAAGGCATTGGATGCAATGCGAGGATTCCAGGACAGCATAAGGATTATGATAAAAGACAGGAACGTTTTAATGTACGGCCTTCCACTGTCCTTCGTGATTTGGGTATTTGAAATAGTAAGGGTTTACGTGGTGTTTGCGGCCTTTGGAGCTCATGTTTCGCTGGGAGTAATAGCAGCTGTATTTGTAATTGCAACCCTTATTGGAATGATCCCACTACTTCCTGGTGGTTTGGGTGCGGTTGACGGTATAATGATTTTAATGTACTCCATAGCGGGCGTTCCACCATCAATAAGCGCTGCTGCAACCCTCGTTGAAAGATTGATATCTTTCTGGATGACGTCATTCCTGGGAATGGCAGTATTACCTTACTTTGGAACAGGAGTCATGGAAAAGTTTTCAGATGAGCTTAAATAA